Proteins encoded together in one Oreochromis aureus strain Israel breed Guangdong linkage group 23, ZZ_aureus, whole genome shotgun sequence window:
- the LOC116314063 gene encoding NACHT, LRR and PYD domains-containing protein 3-like, whose translation MLDDHIITFVKNELKKIHKVLRQDYPEWAERQMEDEEVLAGEDEERRRRSRDAVLKITLDFLRGMKQEELADRLQSRTPTVVCQNQKSVLKKKFQRVFEGIAKAGNPALLNQIYTELYITEGGTAEVNDEHEVRQIETTSRKPDRPEKTIRQEDIFKASPGRDEPIRTVLTKGVAGIGKTVLTQKFTLDWAEDKANQDIQFIFPFTFRELNVLKEEKFSLVELVHHFFTETKEAGLCSFENFQVVFIFDGLDECRLPLDFNKTENLTDVTVSTSVDVLLINLIRGKLLPSAHLWITTRPAAANQIPAECIDRVTEIRGFPDTQKEEYFRKRFRSWWKAHNIISHIRTSPSLRIMCHIPVFCWITATVLEHVLKTRKWNTMPKTLTEMYIHFLVVQAKVKKVKYDGGAETDPHWCPESRTMIESLGKLAFDQLQKGNLIFYESDLTECGIDIRAASVYSGVFTQIFKEERGLYQDKVFCFIHLSVQEFLAALHVHLTFIDSGVNLLEEQQTASRKFETRESNEKYFYQTAVDKALKSPNGHLDLFLRFLVGLSLQTNQNLLQGLLTHTGSSSQTNQETVQYIKVKISESLSAEKSINLFHCLNELNDRSLVEEIQQFLSSGSLLTNNLSPAQWSALVFILLASEEDLDVFDLKKFSASEEALLRLLPVIKASNKALLSVCNLSERSCQALSSVLTSQASSLKELDLSNNNLGDSGVILLSAALTSPHCELDTLRLSVCNLSEKSCEALSSVLGSQSSSLKELDLSDNDLKDSGVKHLSVCVKSSYCKLETLSLSGCLITEEGCTSLASALSSNSHLRELDLSYNHPGDSGIKLLSAGVKDTGRKLDTLRVEPAGVQWLAPGLRKYSCKLIIDTNTVNRKLKLSDNNRKVTHVEEVQSYPDHPDRFDVWFQLLCRDGLTGRCYWEVEWRGEVWITVSYRQISRKGGSYDSSFGHNTQSWSLQCTSNGPHFAWHNDKTISSYSTASVSNRVAVYVDCPAGTLSFYRVSSDTLIHLHTFNTTFTDRLYPGFAICAASSVSLC comes from the exons ATGCTGGACGACCACATCATTACTTTTGTGAAGAATGAATTGAAGAAGATCCACAAGGTTTTGCGTCAAGATTACCCAGAATGGGCAGAGAGACAAATGGAAGATGAGGAAGTATTAGCAGGTGAGGATGAAGAGCGGAGGAGAAGAAGCAGAGATGCAGTTTTGAAGATCACATTGGACTTCCTCAGGggaatgaagcaggaggagctggctgaccgactgcagagca GAACTCCCACTGTAGTTTGTCAGAaccaaaaatctgttttaaagaagaagttccagcgtgtgtttgaggggattgctaaagcaggaaatccagcacttctgaatcagatctacacagagctctacatcacagagggagggactgcagaggtcaatgatgaacatgaggtcagacagattgaaacaacatccaggaaaccagacagaccagaaaaaacaatcagacaagaagacatctttaaagcctcacctggaagagatgaaccaatcagaacagtgctgacaaagggagtggctggcattgggaaaacagtcttaacacagaagttCACCCtcgactgggctgaagacaaagccaaccaggacatccagttcatatttccattcactttcagagagctgaatgtgctgaaagaggaaaagttcagcttggtggaacttgttcatcacttctttactgaaaccaaagaagcaggactCTGTAGCTTTGAAAACTTCCaagttgtgttcatctttgatggtctggatgagtgtcgacttcctctggacttcaaCAAAACTGAGAACCTGACTGATGTTACGgtgtccacctcagtggatgtgctgctgataaacctcatcagggggaaactgcttccctctgctcacctctggataaccacacgacctgcagcagctaATCAGATCCCTGCAGAATGCATTGACAGGGTAACAGAGATTAGAGGGTTCCCTGAtacacagaaggaggagtacttcagaaAGAGATTCAGAAGTTGGTGGAAGGCACACAATATCATATCCCACATCAGGACATCACCTAGCCTCcgcatcatgtgccacatcccagtcttctgctggatcactgctacagttctggagcatGTGCTGAAAACCAGAAAGTGGAACACgatgcccaagaccctgactgagatgtacatccacttcctggtggttcaggccaaagtgaagaaggtcaagtatgatggaggagctgagacagatccacactggtgTCCAGAGAGCAGGACGATGATTGAGtcactgggaaaactggcttttgatcagctgcagaaaggaaacctgatcttctatgaatcagacctgacagagtgtggcatcgatatcagagcagcctcagtgtactcaggagtgttcacacagatctttaaagaggagagaggactgtaccaggacaaggtgttctgcttcatccatctgagtgttcaggagtttctggctgctcttcatgtccatctgaccttcatcgaCTCTGGagtcaatctgctggaagagcAACAGACAGCCTCCAGGAAATTTGAAACAAGAGAATCTAACGAGAAATACTTCTATCAGACTGCTGTGGACAAGGCCTTAAAGAGTCCAAacggacacctggacttgttcctccgcttcctcgtgggtctttcactgcagaccaatcagaatCTACTACAAGGTCTGctgacacacacaggaagtagctcacagaccaaccaagaaacagtccagtacattaAAGTGAAAATTAGTGAgagtctgtctgcagagaaaagcatcaacctgttccactgtctgaatgaactgaatgatcgttctctagtggaggagatccaacagttcCTGAGTTCAGGAAGTCTCTTGACAAATAatctgtctcctgctcagtggtcagctctggtcttcatcttattGGCATCGGaagaagatctggatgtgtttgacttgaagaaattctcagcttcagaggaggctcttctgagacTGCTACCAGTgatcaaagcctccaacaaagctct ACTAAGTGTCTGTAACCTTTCGGAGAGAAGCTGTCAAGCTCTGTCATCAGTTCTCACATCCCAGGCCTCTAGTTTGAAAGAGTTGGACCTAAGTAACAACAACCTGGGGGATTCAGGAGTGATTCTTCTGTCTGCCGCACTGACGAGTCCACATTGTGAACTGGATACTCTCAG actgagtgtctgtaacctctcagagaaGAGCTGTGAAGCTTTATCCTCAGTTCTTGGCTCACAGTCCTCTAGTTtgaaagagctggacctgagtgacAACGATCTaaaggattcaggagtgaagcatttGTCTGTTTGCGTGAAGAGTTCCTATTGtaaactggaaactctcag tctgtcaggctgtctgatcacagaggaaggctgtacttctctggcctcagcctTGAGTTCCAACTCTCATCTAAGAGAGCTGGACCTCAGCTACAACCATCCAGGAGACTCGGGAATAAAGCTGCTTTCGGCTGGAGTGAAGGATACAGGCCGGAAattggacactctcag ggtggagcctgctggagtccaatGGTTGgcaccaggtctgaggaagt attcctgtaaACTCataatcgacacaaacacagtaaacagaaaactcaaactgtctgacaacaacaggaaggtgacacatgtggaggaggttcagtcatatcctgatcatccagacagatttgatgtttggtttcagctgctgtgtagagatggtctgactggtcgctgttactgggaggtcgagtggagaggagaggTTTGGATAACAGTGAGTTACAGACAAATCAGCAGGAAAGGAGGCAGTTATGACTCTTCATTTGGACACAACactcagtcctggagtctgcaGTGCACTAGCAATGGTCCTCATTTTGCCTGGCACAATGACAAAACAATATCCTCCTACTCAACcgcctctgtctctaacagagtagcagtgtatgtggactgtcctgctggcactctgtccttctacagagtctcctctgacactctgatccacctccacaccttcaacaccacattcactgacCGTCTCTATCCTGGATT